A genomic window from Triticum urartu cultivar G1812 chromosome 7, Tu2.1, whole genome shotgun sequence includes:
- the LOC125523796 gene encoding probable calcium-binding protein CML17, whose product MAFMRYRGLPQGEVTAEEFWAWLGQFDADHDGRISREELQRALRSLNLWFASWKARGGVQAADANRDGAVGREEAGRLFAYAQRQLGGKITQLGSY is encoded by the coding sequence ATGGCGTTCATGCGGTACCGCGGGCTGCCGCAGGGAGAGGTGACGGCGGAGGAGTTCTGGGCGTGGCTGGGGCAGTTCGACGCGGACCACGACGGCCGGATCAGCCGGGAGGAGCTGCAGCGCGCGCTGCGGAGCCTCAACCTGTGGTTCGCGTCGTGGAAGGCGCGGGGAGGGGTGCAGGCCGCGGACGCCAACCGCGACGGCGCCGTCGgcagggaggaggccggccggctcTTTGCCTACGCGCAGAGGCAGCTCGGCGGCAAGATCACCCAGCTCGGCTCCTACTGA
- the LOC125524025 gene encoding probable calcium-binding protein CML17: protein MAFMRYRALPQGEVTAEEFWAWLGQFDADHDGRISREELQRALRSLNLWFASWKAREGVQAADANRDGAVGREEAGRLFAYAQRQLGGKITQLGSY from the coding sequence ATGGCGTTCATGCGGTACCGTGCGCTGCCGCAGGGGGAGGTGACGGCGGAGGAGTTCTGGGCGTGGCTGGGGCAGTTCGACGCGGACCACGACGGCCGGATCAGCCGGGAGGAGCTGCAGCGCGCGCTGCGGAGCCTCAACCTGTGGTTCGCGTCGTGGAAGGCGCGTGAAGGGGTGCAAGCCGCGGACGCCAACCGTGACGGCGCCGTCGgcagggaggaggccggccggctcTTCGCCTACGCACAGAGGCAGCTCGGCGGCAAGATCACGCAGCTCGGCTCCTACTGA